The DNA window CAACTCTTAATTTTCTACAAAAGTTAATTGAGGGTGAAAATATATTGCTAAGCAGGAACTGAAATTCAGAACACAAATGTGTCATCAAATGAAAGTATCAAAAAGATCTTTTGTATAACAAATACAATAATCATGTTATTTGTCAAAATGAGCACTATAATTTTATAACTCCCCTCAGTatcaaccaaaaataaatcacaataaataaaatgtagtatcagatttaaaacagaaacaaatcagCAAACAACCTGACTTATCACTGTATCACTGATGTCTCCTCCGACATTGTCAAAGTAAACATCCACTCCAGCTGGGCATGATTCTCGAAGCTGTTCTGCTACATTCCCTTTTTTATAATTAACTGCAGCATCAAACCCCAGTTCTGATGTCAAAAAGAGGCATTTCTCATGTGTTCCACAAATTCCCACCACTCTGGAACAGCCAAGCAGGTGGCCAATCTAGGGAggaatgttttgaaaattaaatggcTATATAGACACCAAACATAAAAATGTCAAAGTACACAAGATATTGCAAGTAGAAAAAGACTACCTGTTGTGGCTAATTTTTGACataagctagaatcatctgagaggagggaacttcaattgagaaaatgcctccataaaatctgaCTATAGGCAAGCCTGAAATGGCAATTCTTCAATTAGTGTCTGAagtgggagggcccaacccattgtaggtggtgctacccctgggctggtggaccTGGAGTCTATGAAAAGCCAGTAaatagcattcttccatggccactgcctcagctcctgtctctggcttcctgccatgtttgagttcctgccctgacttccctcagcgaCAGACTGTTCCCTAGAAGTGTAAGCACAACAGATTTCTCCCGGAGTTACTTCTGGTCATGTTTCATCACATTAATATTAGCTCTGAGACAGTATTTATCACAATTTAGGCTTGATTACAGTGCTTTTAACTAGAACACTtaaagtgtggtggcacacccctctgattccagcactggagaggcagaggcaagtgtatctcaATCTCTTgcctagtctatatagcaagttccatgacagccaaggctacatagaaagaccctgtctcaaaaaaaaaaaaaaaagagagagagagagaaaaaaataaaaccaaagataaTGTgattcttaaaacaaacaataaaatgtagttttaaattcACAACTTTaatgtaattttcaaaataagtaaTCAGACCCAAAATATCACCTAAAACTCAGTAATTTTCAGGACTGTGGAGAAGACAAACGATAGCTAAAATACAGTATTTTGTTTCCCATGCTATAAAAGCTACTCTAtcagttactttctgttgctgtgataaagcaccattaACCAAAAGCTACTTAGAGAGATTATTTGAGCTTGCATTTCCtgaggaaagcatggcagcaaacTGTGGgaatggtggcaggaacaggaaacAGAGATCACTTCTTCAGCCAcaagcaggaagaagaaaaaacaaactgggAGTAGGATGATGAGGCCATGAACTCTTAAAGCCTGCCCCCAGAGacagacatacttcctccagcaaggctgctcCACAGTCCCAAACAGTACCGCCAGCTGGGCAACACAGCTACTATGATGGCTGAGCTTGACTGTCAATGTGACAAGATCTAAAACTgcaaacctctgggcatgtctgtaatGACTTACCTAGATCAGGCTAAGTGAAAAGGTAAGACCCACCGAATGTGGTGgtgccattccatgggctggagtaCCACACTGAATATACCAAAGAGAGCAAACTGAGTGCAAGCATTCGCTTCTgtttgcttcttgagtgctgatGCAATGTGGCCGGCTACCTGGAGCTCCTACCATCATGATGTCCCTGCTATAATGGACCATACCCTGGAATTGTGCACCAAATAAAACCAACCTTCCTTGGGTGGCCTTTGTCATTTTAGTACAGCAAAGAGATAACTAATATAGCCACTATTTATAAAACATTGAACTTCATACAGTTCTTTCAAAACATTTATTACATACCTACAATTCAATAAATGCTTTTTTGTACTATTATTATCTCAGCACATggaaggtggaggtaggaggagtAGGACAAGGCCACCATaagttacatagtaagtttgaggccatccaggtAGACAAGTGACTCCGTTTcaaaatgtacataaataaataaacttcttgAGGAAGAAGAattcatattaatttatttaaaagagtttagctgggcagtggtggtacacacctttaatcccagcactggggaggcaggcagatttctgagtttgaggccagcctggtctacagagtgagttccaggacagcctccaaagtacacagagaaaccctgtctctaaaataaatatttgtttaatgctGTTGCTTGGTACAGGCAACTGAACATGGAGCTTCATGCATGCTTAGCAAGGGCTCGAACCACTGAACTACAACCCAACACCcctctgtcattttttttctttttggggggggtggtggggtttgagacagggtttctctgtggctttggaggctgtcctggaactagctctagtagttcaagctggtctcgaactcacagtgatccgcctgcctctgcctcccgggtgctgggactaaaggcgtgtggcaccaccAAGCAGCTTTGTCGTTTTTTTTGTAAAGATGGGTAACAcaaattctaatttttattaatagtaaaaatccagagatagatattggtgtaaagctgaagatcagagaagcaaatcagctagtcactagagagttctcacctatGCTACCTAtgttcagaccaaaggggtgatcctggcCTCAGATTgtatctccagactgcatctgtctccactaAAATCAGACTGCAccgagctcctgtctcctcccaccttatattcctctccagtgctgggattaaggtcatgggatcccaagtgctgagatcacctttgtgtgacccctgtttctcttttagacaggatcaattttgtgtagctcaggctggccttgaactaacagagttctgtctgcctctgtctcctgagtgcgaggattaaaggtgtgcaccaccactgtctggcctctatagctaactattgtggctggctttgcactctgatcttcaggcaagctttaactgttagatcataaacaaaaatcACCCCAAggtgtatgtatttatttgtgtgttttggctgcatgtatgtatgtgcattatgtCTGTATCTGGTGCCTGAGAAGCCAGAAGACATCACTGGGTacccggaactggagttatagagagCCACTCTGGAGCTGAGAactaaacctgggttctctgaaggTACAGTGAGTAttcttaaacactgaaccatcaCTGTAACTCCTGCTTGTCTGTTTTTAATTCAAGGAATTACAGATAGATCGCTATGATTTTCATATCCCTATATGGATGGCAGAATACTCTATTATTTGCCACATCTTTTAGTTAACAGAGAGTCACAAAAACCTGTCTTTTcgtattgtttttaaatatttatttatttttatttattatgtatagtgttctgcccaggccagaagagggcaccaggtcgcattacagatggttgtgagccaccatgtggttgctgggaattgaactcaggacctctggaagagcagcgagtgctcttaacctctgagccatctctccagcccaccttttCATATTGTTATCAACAGAATCTAAACAGGTAATAGCATTCCTGCCAACAATGTGAGAAATAATGacataataaaaactattttaaatttaaattaagaggtctggagagatggctcagcagttaagagcacttactactctcatagaagacctgggtttggtctgAAACACCaatatcaggaggctcacaacctcttttaactccagtcccaagggatctgacacacaaacatacatgtgtgtgctcacacataaacatcaaacaaaaataccaatattttcttaattaagatcATTTTTCTCCTTAACAACTTCATATATGTGTACCCTGTCTTTGGTCATAGTCAGTCACATTCCCTTTCTTACCCTCTCCCATTCCTCTGGAATTCCTCCTTTGCTATAACAGCCACACATACCCCaattttcatgtctttaaaaaaaataaccattaaGTTTAATCAATGTTGCTTGCATGTGCATGCTAATGCAGATATTTGCTGGATCATGGGCAAGTTATAAATGGCTAACCCAAAATTAGTTACTTTTTGTGACAAACTTTTATGTATTCTagcctgggcttgaactcaccaagtagcagaggatgaccttgaacttctgatcttccttctgtacttctttttttttaagattttatttattatgtatacaacattctgcttccctgcacaccagaagatggcaccagatctcatagtggatggttgtgagctaccatgtggttgctgggaattgaactcaggacctctggaagagcagtcagtgctcttaacctctgagccatctgtccagccccgtTCCTCCTCTacttcttaagtgctgagattacaggtgtgtatcaccacacctggtttatgtggtgctagggatcaaacctggAGCTTCACAAATGCTACACAAGCACTCTATGTTACCAGTCCTCAATTTTATATTGTAAATTATATTCATGTATTCTGTGATCTGTTCATGCCTTCTATTTTAGAAAAGTCAAGTAATTTCTGGACACTTTACCTGCCCAGCCAAAGATCCGCAGGCACCTGCTGCTCCACTGACAACCATTGTCTGATTGGATCCAGCAGATATGTGACCTTTTTCCTGAACTCCAATCAGGGAAGTCAAACCAGGCATACCTATAGCTCCAAGAAAATATGAAAGATGTCCATCCACAAGTTGTGGGTCTACCTAAAATAGAATATGTACATTTTAAACAATATTGATATTATAGTTTTATGCCAAGAAGTTAGAGAGTTATAGACTGAATAGTGTTCCACACCCAATTTCATATGTTAAGCCTCTATCCCTATAAGTATACTGGATCAAGACCTATACAGTGATGTTTAAGGTTAAATGAGGTCATAAGTTGGGGATCTAATCTAATACATGTATGTCCTTGGAAGGAGGAATAGATGCAACTCCCCTCATTGCCTGGAAGGGTACTGGATGACACAGCAAGAAAGCATTTCCCTGCAAGCTAAGAGAGAACTTACCAGAAACTGAATTTTCCAGAACCTCAATCTTGGGGTTTTAAACTTCAAAATAGGAAGTGAGTCCCTGCTGGTGAAACCACCCAGattgcatgtttttgttttgttttgtttttcgagacagggtttctctgtgtagctttggagcctatcctggcactcgctctggagaccagactggcctcgaactcacagagatttgcttgcctctgcctcccgagtgctgggattaaaggtgtgtgccaccaacaaccaACACCCAGCTGCGTGGTGTTTTTTAGTAGTCTATTATTTGGGTTTGTTAAGATTCTAGCAcattgccaggtgttggtggcatacgcctttaatcccagcactcaggaggcagaggtaggcggatctctgtgagttcaaggccaggctggtctaccaAGCTAGTCCCAGGACCTCCAAGGCCAaatagaaaaaccctatcttgaaaaaccaaaaaaaaaaaaaaaaaaaaaaaaaaaaaaaaaaaaaaaaaagattctagcATATTTGTAAACAGTAAAAACGAATGAGGGCTAAGTCATGAGTATCTGAGTTTGACCTCCAGACCCCTTATAAAAATGTCAGGCAGACTATAGCACTCTCAACACTGGGAGATGAGAAGAATAACTCCCAGTGTTCACTGGCCATCCAGACTGGCTCAATCTCAAATGATGTCAGAGGAGGTTAGGCTCTGAATGTGCTGTCCAACTTCTACTTGTGCATGAACACCGTGTGCACCCATGTacatcacagacacagacacacagtgtacatcaatgaaaagaaaaaaggagccaggtggtggtggtgcacgcctctaatcctagcattcagaaggcagaggcaggtgcatctcccaagttcgaggccagcctggtctacagagagaatttcaggacagccactttacaaagaaaaactgtctcaaaacaaaaacaaattactataattttttaaaagatatggcCCACGACAACATTCAATGTGGTACAAAAGGCAAAGGTTTTatcattttgttactttttacaGTGCTGGTAATTAAACAGGCTCTCACCCAGAACTGGACAAATGCTGTATCTCTGAACTAAACTGAACTCTAGCCCTGAGGCAagaattttaaaggcaaaatgaGGGAAGTCACTTTAAGATAGCTATTCTTGACTGTAAGGATCAATACCTAGGATACAATGAGGCCAGCAATTGACACATAGGCATCTTCCCTACAGGTGACCTTTGTGCaaggttttggtttttagaaTCATTAcaatagttctttttttctctttaaaacaaggTGTTATTATACAGCTTtggttggtctagaactcagagatccacctgcctctgcctcccaagtaatgggattaaaggagtgtgccaccaggTCCAACTCTGAAATAGTTCTTATTACAGTTATAGTTTCCTGGGAGCCCTTCCTTCATGGCTGCCCAACCATTGTTGAGTTTGGAAAAGAAAAGTGCTAACAAGCATTAGCAGCTCTCTCAAACTAAAATtacaattttatataatttgtaattatataaaaatactaaaatttagccagatggtggtgcatgcctttgatctcagcacttcggaggcagagggaggtggatcactatgagtttgaggctagcttggtctacctAGTgacaggatagccagggctatgtagagtgACCATCTccaaaaatcaaagacaaaactaattaaaaaaaaaaaaaaagaaaagaaaagaaaaaagaaactggagtATAAAGGAATAAgatctagccaggcatggtggcagacacctttgatcccagcactggggaagcagaggcaggcaggtttctgaGTTCAAAAGAAATAATGTATCTTCCCTATGATACATCATTGAGGTCAAAGTACATAAGGCAGTGAGGTTTTCTAGGTCAAAACAACGCTGGTCATTTTACATGGCTCAATGGCTGAACTCTGATTTCTGACATGAGATGCATTTCAATCATGAAGTAAATATAGTAGTCTTGTAGCTATTTCTCAGGGAACTCTAGCATATATTTAACTGTTGGGGGATTTCTAGTTCTtagcattaaatatttttatgcttAGAGCTCAGCTTTATATTACACATTTAGTTTGAGATGATAGCATTCTCTGGTGATAAGTGATAGCCAACAGTAAAAAAGGACAAAGGCTTTCCACATTCTGGCagctatttaaaagaaaatgccattCACTCTCTGGCAAAATATGAATGCAGAAAtgtgaatgaaggaagaaaggttaTATCATACATCACCTTTTCAAGGCCATTCCCATCCAGAATTGCTTTAGTTTGCCAGGGCCAATAAAAAGAAGTCACAAAATCACCTCTGGCCAAATTTGTGTGTTTGCTCTCTTCTATAATTCCAATACCTCCACCATCAACCACCTGAGACAGCTGCCAAGGTGCTAAATAATCAGTGCCGGTGTCTTCATTCATCTTACAGCgctggagaaaagaaagtcatCTTTAAGGGAAGCTTAATTTACCTGAAGAAAGGCATGTAAGTCTCTCTTGCTCTagccctttcattttttttttaattctgcaaAAATTGGGGAAAACATGTACCTAGCTCTTACCAATAAAGAAATACAACTGAAAAGAAATTTAGATCTGTTATAAATTAGAGTGTGCTCATCAAAACAGTATGATACtggcattaaaaaaaagacacataaataAGACCATTGAGTTGTctgagcaggtaaaggcacttgtcaccaagcctgtctgacaacctgagttcaatccccaggaccctcatgatggaaggaggaaagaaccaactctcagAAGTTGTCCTCTTGGCAGTAATGCATGAGCACATGCAAGTaggcaagaaacaaaacaaaaacacatacgcataaatgtagtttttaaaaatttacaaataagtGTAATTCATTTAGGAAACCATCTAGGATCCAGTTTTTCCTTTTGGAAGTTTTAAAGATTCAATGTTGGATGcagcagtgtgtgtctgtaacctCTGCCCTGGTGGGGCTGGGGGTTGGAGCCAAGCAGACCCTGGAGGCTTGCTTCCCAGCCAGTCaatacaagcctgacaacctaagtttgacCCCCAAAGCcgcataaaggtggaaggagaaaactgactgcacagtggtcctctggcctccacatgtttGCCATAATACATGCACACGCTTACAcatactgatttaaaaaataaggtggggctggagagatggctcagtggttataatTAGTACAAATTGTTTACAAACtcaaagatggaagagaaaacactccaatttattttataaggctagtgagatggctcagtaggtaaaggtgcttgctgccaagcctgacaacctaagatTAGTCCCCAGATCTCAAATGGTAAGAGGAGAGAATAGattcttgcaagttgtcttctaGCCAACTcataggcacatacacacaaataatataataaactatttatgccgggcattggtggagcacgcctttaatcccagcactcggaggcagaggcaggcggatctctgtgagttcgaggccagcctggtctccagagtgagtgccaggacaggctccaaagctacacagagaaaccctgactcgaaaaacaacaacaacaaaaaatttataacaacaacaacaaaacccaattggcaggtggtggtggcgcacacctttgatcatAGCACttaagaggaagaggcaggtggattgagtttgaagccagcctggtctacaaagcaagttgcaggactgccagggctgttacagggagaaaccctgtctcgaaaaatcaagccaaaaatataaacaaacaatcctttcaaatacaacaaaaacagaattggAAGATTCATGCTTGCTACTTTCCAAACTTAACTGCAGTTGTAAAAATCAAGGTAGTAAGACACATATGGATAAACACACATACTAGTAACAGAGTAAGATTTGAGTCTAGAAGTAAACTCTCACTTATGCCTCAAACTCGCAGTGACCTTCCTGCCTCGGCTTTCCAAATGCTGAGGtgcaggtatgagccaccacgcCCAGTTCATGCTCAACTGATTTCCAGCAAAGTATagtcttttcaacaaatgatactgACGCAATTGTATCTCCACCTACAAAAGATTGAAGTTGAGCCCCATGATGATTCATCTGGGGTGCCTGTGGGGGTGTAGTTCaatggtagggtgcttgcctaacATCAAAGGTCTGGGCTCctccccagcactacaaaaaagaaaaaaaaaaaaaaaaaacagaaaagaaaaaggaagaaaaagatttaATGTCTGTCTTACTAGATTGAGATCTGCCCAAAAGGCACCATCTTAGGGCtggatgaaaaaacaaaaattaacccAGAATATGTAAGAATCCTCTCCTTATCTGGAGTGGACACCTTTCTTCTGCCCTTAGACTTCAGAACTGCAAGTTCTTTGGCCTTTGGTCTCTGGGACTCACATTCCCAACGGACAATCACTGCAGCCTCCCAGGCTCCCAGGCCTTTGGCCTCAGAGTAAGACTTTCATTATCTGTTTCCCTGGTTCTCGGGTCTCCTTTAGACATAGATTGAGCCAGGACACAGACCTCTCTGGTTTTCTGGTTTATAGATAAGACTTTTCAGGCTCCATAACCGTGGTAGCTGATTGCCCTGACAAATCCCATCTAATTTATCTATGTCTCTATAATTGTATCTGCCTCCTACAGTTTCAATCTCCTTGGAGAACTATAATATAGATCCCTTTCTCATACCACGTAACAAATACTAACTCAAAATGGGCCACATGTGTAATTTTACAGCTAAAACTTTAAAACTCTGAAAGAAAAGTTAGGGTTAAATTTTCATAATGATGAGTGAGGCAAAGCCATAAATATGAGACCAAACGTGTATGACAAAAGGAAAAGTAGTAAACTGGACCTTATCAAAATGAACAACTTTTGTGCTTCAGCAAGAAGTACATTGTCATTGCAATAGAGTACAAAGACAATCCATAAAACAGGagataattcttttttgttgttgtttttttcaagacagatttctctgtttaacagccctggctgtcctggctagGAGATAATTCTTACAGAACAAATATGAGATCCCAGGGTTCATATCTAGAAAACAAAGACTATAACTCAATAAtacagataattttttaaattttccatgaaACTTGagacatttttctgtttttatttttcagatttattgttattttttaatgtgaatgaatgttttgtctgaatgcatgtatgtgcatcaaGTATGTACCTGGTGCCTGTAAAAttcagaagagggaactggacaCCTtgtaattggagttacagacagttgggaggtactgtgtgggtgctgggaatagaacacaagtcctctgcaagagcagtaattgctctgaactgctgagacatctctccaggcccaaataattcaattttaagATGCTCTAGTTTTCTGGGTAGATATTTCTTCAAAAAAAGACATTCAAGTGGCCAATGATTACATGGAAATATGCTCAAAATTCatcaagaaaaagacaaaaacccgggcggtggtggcacatgcctttgcctttattcctagcactcaggaggcagaggccggcagatctctgtgaattcaagaccagcctggtctacaagagctagttctaggacagcctccaaagccacagagaaaccctgtctcgaaccctcccccccccaaaaaaaaaaaagaaaaagaaaaagaaacaagccacAATGAGATACTCCTTCATACCACGTAGAATGTCTATAAGTGTTAAAAAGACAAAGTgttaagctgggtatggtggtgcacacctttagtcccagcccttgggagtttgaggccagcctggtctacaaagagagttctaggacagccagggctacacagagaaaccctgtctcaaacccccaccaccaccaacaacaacaaaaagacatgatttctcaaatatttattagTCATACAGAAAGCACAATAAAATTCTGAAGCAACAACAGTAAAATACAAGAACAGAATTATTTTCATCAGTTTGCACACACTTCTTCTTACCATGTAGGGGtccacagagagatagagagttCTAACTTGAACTTGCCCTTCCTTGATATTATCTGGTAAACTGACTTCTTCCATCCTGAaattctctgccactggattaccatttttccctaaaatttcaagcaaaacaatatgaaattaaaacattgc is part of the Cricetulus griseus strain 17A/GY chromosome 5, alternate assembly CriGri-PICRH-1.0, whole genome shotgun sequence genome and encodes:
- the Ptgr2 gene encoding prostaglandin reductase 2 isoform X3, which gives rise to MFHQPTTQERKNGNPVAENFRMEEVSLPDNIKEGQVQVRTLYLSVDPYMRCKMNEDTGTDYLAPWQLSQVVDGGGIGIIEESKHTNLARGDFVTSFYWPWQTKAILDGNGLEKVDPQLVDGHLSYFLGAIGMPGLTSLIGVQEKGHISAGSNQTMVVSGAAGACGSLAGQIGHLLGCSRVVGICGTHEKCLFLTSELGFDAAVNYKKGNVAEQLRESCPAGVDVYFDNVGGDISDTVISQMNRNSHIILCGQISQYNKDVPYPPPLPPAVEAIQKERNITRERFTVLNYKDKFQPGLLQLSQWYKEGKLKIKETVINGLENMGVAFQSMMTGGNIGKQIVCISEDVSL
- the Ptgr2 gene encoding prostaglandin reductase 2 isoform X2; the protein is MIIQRVVLNSRPGKNGNPVAENFRMEEVSLPDNIKEGQVQVRTLYLSVDPYMRCKMNEDTGTDYLAPWQLSQVVDGGGIGIIEESKHTNLARGDFVTSFYWPWQTKAILDGNGLEKVDPQLVDGHLSYFLGAIGMPGLTSLIGVQEKGHISAGSNQTMVVSGAAGACGSLAGQIGHLLGCSRVVGICGTHEKCLFLTSELGFDAAVNYKKGNVAEQLRESCPAGVDVYFDNVGGDISDTVISQMNRNSHIILCGQISQYNKDVPYPPPLPPAVEAIQKERNITRERFTVLNYKDKFQPGLLQLSQWYKEGKLKIKETVINGLENMGVAFQSMMTGGNIGKQIVCISEDVSL
- the Ptgr2 gene encoding prostaglandin reductase 2 isoform X1, yielding MPREQISRWPGPHPGDRAGLKCRVHCLCLPSAEIKSMFHQPTTQERKNGNPVAENFRMEEVSLPDNIKEGQVQVRTLYLSVDPYMRCKMNEDTGTDYLAPWQLSQVVDGGGIGIIEESKHTNLARGDFVTSFYWPWQTKAILDGNGLEKVDPQLVDGHLSYFLGAIGMPGLTSLIGVQEKGHISAGSNQTMVVSGAAGACGSLAGQIGHLLGCSRVVGICGTHEKCLFLTSELGFDAAVNYKKGNVAEQLRESCPAGVDVYFDNVGGDISDTVISQMNRNSHIILCGQISQYNKDVPYPPPLPPAVEAIQKERNITRERFTVLNYKDKFQPGLLQLSQWYKEGKLKIKETVINGLENMGVAFQSMMTGGNIGKQIVCISEDVSL